From the genome of Deinococcus sp. JMULE3, one region includes:
- a CDS encoding GNAT family N-acetyltransferase, with the protein MTDILIRPAHPFDAAFAVPLIQATIGRIGHALTGVTDDVAAERTLLGFYPLRGNRLSFEHQLIAQSPAGEPLGLILAYPGDHAEALDDPFRERLRALGLPGHVESEGTPGELYVDTLAVTEAARGRGIGARLLDAAADRAVTLGLHRVGLLVEDGNPAARLYARQGFRPAGTRALAGGTYTHLVRDLS; encoded by the coding sequence GTGACCGATATCCTCATCCGCCCGGCCCACCCGTTCGACGCGGCGTTCGCCGTGCCACTGATCCAGGCCACCATTGGCCGGATCGGGCACGCACTGACGGGCGTGACGGACGACGTGGCCGCCGAACGGACCCTCCTGGGCTTCTACCCGCTGCGCGGGAACCGCCTGAGTTTCGAGCATCAGCTGATCGCGCAGTCGCCTGCCGGGGAGCCGCTGGGGCTGATCCTCGCGTATCCCGGCGATCACGCCGAGGCGCTGGACGATCCCTTCCGCGAGCGGCTGCGTGCCCTGGGCCTGCCGGGTCACGTCGAATCCGAGGGCACACCCGGCGAGCTGTACGTGGATACCCTGGCCGTCACGGAGGCCGCGCGGGGACGGGGCATCGGGGCTCGGCTGCTGGACGCAGCAGCGGACCGGGCCGTGACGCTGGGTCTGCACCGGGTGGGCCTCCTGGTCGAGGACGGCAACCCGGCGGCGCGGCTGTACGCCCGGCAGGGCTTCCGACCGGCGGGGACACGGGCGCTGGCGGGGGGCACGTACACGCATCTGGTGCGGGACCTGAGCTGA
- a CDS encoding ATPase: MTGVGKSTALAALTGADAGVRVLPDRREVTDAVMILPLAGAPVRDREERFRLTAAYREAHPGGMAQALGSLIADTAHWGEAPVFDGLRGLDEVRYAAQAFPAWRFVALGAPDLVRVRRLLGRADTFDQVQGGSGGALREELAALKGVEAVFTPAELDDLAALPAQGFAPADVLAKVKIVVSERRNYDPAAAEAFLRTLPSARALVLDTVALDPAGVAAAVRAWAGGEA; the protein is encoded by the coding sequence GTGACGGGTGTGGGCAAGAGCACGGCGCTGGCCGCCCTGACCGGCGCGGACGCCGGCGTGCGGGTGCTGCCGGACCGGCGCGAGGTGACGGACGCCGTGATGATCCTGCCCCTGGCGGGCGCGCCCGTGCGGGACCGTGAGGAACGCTTCCGCCTGACCGCCGCGTACCGCGAGGCGCATCCGGGCGGGATGGCGCAGGCGCTGGGGTCGCTGATCGCGGACACCGCCCACTGGGGCGAGGCCCCGGTGTTCGACGGACTGCGCGGCCTGGACGAGGTGAGGTACGCGGCTCAGGCGTTCCCCGCGTGGCGCTTCGTGGCGCTGGGCGCGCCGGACCTCGTGCGGGTGCGGCGGCTGCTGGGCCGCGCCGACACCTTCGATCAGGTGCAGGGCGGCTCCGGCGGGGCGCTGCGGGAGGAACTGGCGGCGCTGAAGGGCGTGGAGGCAGTGTTCACCCCGGCGGAACTGGATGACCTGGCCGCGCTGCCCGCTCAGGGGTTCGCTCCGGCGGACGTGCTGGCGAAGGTGAAGATCGTGGTGTCGGAACGCCGCAATTACGACCCGGCGGCCGCCGAGGCGTTCCTGCGGACCCTGCCGTCCGCGCGGGCGCTGGTGCTGGACACCGTGGCGCTCGACCCGGCGGGCGTGGCGGCGGCGGTGCGCGCCTGGGCCGGAGGTGAGGCGTGA
- a CDS encoding ABC transporter permease, protein MADLRHHLTLYVRLLGAQIRSQGAHRTSFILDALGSLLITAAEFAALALVLPRFGGLGGWTLGEICLLYGLAELAFVLMDILFGGFDAPNLSAHVRSGSFSTFLLRPAPLTLQVFASDFALRRLPRVLLAAAIAAYGLTHAPLAAGLETAALLTAAVLGMICFFGGLFVIGGTLTFWTVDSVEAMNVLTYGGRTLISYPMDIYSAWLRRTFTYLIPAAFLSYLPALHLLGRPLPDGLPGWAALIGPLAGPLVLAAAFAFWRVGVRHYQGTGT, encoded by the coding sequence GTGGCTGACCTGCGGCATCACCTGACCCTGTACGTCCGGCTGCTGGGCGCGCAGATCCGTTCGCAGGGCGCGCACCGCACCTCCTTCATCCTCGACGCGCTCGGCAGCCTCCTGATCACCGCCGCCGAGTTCGCCGCCCTCGCGCTGGTCCTCCCACGCTTCGGCGGGCTGGGCGGCTGGACGCTGGGCGAGATCTGCCTGCTGTACGGCCTCGCGGAACTCGCGTTCGTCCTGATGGACATCCTGTTCGGCGGCTTCGACGCGCCCAACCTCTCCGCGCACGTCCGCAGCGGTTCGTTCAGCACGTTCCTGCTGCGCCCCGCCCCGCTGACGTTGCAGGTGTTCGCGTCCGACTTCGCGTTGCGCCGCCTGCCACGCGTGCTGCTCGCCGCTGCCATCGCCGCGTACGGCCTCACGCACGCGCCCCTCGCCGCTGGGCTCGAAACGGCCGCCCTCCTGACCGCTGCCGTGCTGGGCATGATCTGCTTCTTCGGCGGGCTGTTCGTCATCGGCGGCACCCTGACGTTCTGGACGGTGGACAGCGTCGAGGCCATGAACGTCCTCACCTACGGCGGCCGCACCCTCATCAGCTACCCCATGGACATCTACAGCGCGTGGCTGCGGCGCACCTTCACGTACCTGATCCCCGCCGCGTTCCTGTCCTACCTGCCCGCCCTGCACCTCCTGGGCCGCCCCCTGCCCGACGGCCTGCCCGGTTGGGCCGCGCTGATCGGACCGCTGGCCGGACCACTCGTGCTGGCCGCCGCGTTCGCGTTCTGGCGTGTCGGCGTGCGGCACTACCAGGGCACCGGAACATGA
- the clpS gene encoding ATP-dependent Clp protease adapter ClpS: MTRRDLDSRTQTLERTHTQRPRLFRVLLLNDDYTPMEFVVMVLQRYFRKAEQEAELIMLAVHHKGQGVAGVYTRDVAETKVAQVMNHARRDGHPLRVVAEPEPDA; the protein is encoded by the coding sequence ATGACGCGCCGCGACCTCGACTCGCGCACCCAGACGCTGGAACGCACGCATACGCAGCGGCCCCGCCTGTTCCGGGTGCTCCTGCTGAACGACGACTACACCCCCATGGAATTCGTGGTGATGGTGCTGCAACGCTACTTCCGCAAGGCCGAGCAGGAGGCGGAACTGATCATGCTGGCCGTGCATCACAAGGGGCAGGGCGTGGCTGGCGTGTACACCCGTGACGTCGCCGAGACGAAAGTCGCGCAGGTCATGAACCACGCCCGGCGTGACGGGCACCCCCTGCGGGTCGTGGCGGAACCGGAGCCGGACGCATGA
- a CDS encoding AAA family ATPase, with product MIGDHLQVTIARAADYAREAGHELVTLEHLLLALTHDPEAREALLAVGVDVERLREDLQSLLAEFEVVPDAEPDFTLGVHRVVEGAVLQLHASGKGHEVADGARVLVELLEEPDSPARSALEARGASRLDVLSFVSHGAAKVPGRDRERRVAGVDGPAPEAPEAEVDPLEAYASDLTAQARAGAFDPVIGRTSELERVVHVLARRGKNNPVLVGEPGVGKTALAEGLAQRIVDGQAPGFLRGASVYALDLGALLAGTRYRGDFEARLKGVLAALDGQNAVLFIDELHTLVGAGATEGGSVDAANLLKPALARGKLRVLGATTPAELRHLEKDRALWRRFQTVEVPEPSEEDALKIVQGLAPRYEAHHGVTFTPGALDAAVRLSVRHLRDRFLPDKAIDVLDEAGAARSSAGKGGTIDVPDIEGTVARMARVPLGAVKAEEVASLATLEADLRARVFGQDAAVGAVASAVKLARAGLRDPQKPQGAFLFAGPTGVGKTELARALAERLGIHLARFDMSEYQEAHTVARLIGAPPGYVGFDQGGLLTDAVAKHPHAVLLLDEIEKAHPDVYNVFLQLMDHGTLTDHTGKKVDGRGLILVFTTNAGAADASRPALGFGRSGRAGEESEAVKRTFTPEFRNRLDGVLHFAPLSPDVMGGVVDKFIRELQVQLQEREVALTVTPAARARLATLGYDPLMGARPLARVIEAQLKRPLADLMLFGRLKGGGRVKVGVKDGSFTFS from the coding sequence ATGATCGGCGATCACCTGCAGGTCACGATCGCCCGCGCGGCGGATTACGCGCGTGAGGCGGGGCATGAGCTGGTCACGCTGGAGCATCTGCTGCTGGCCCTGACGCACGATCCGGAGGCGCGGGAGGCGCTGCTGGCGGTGGGTGTGGATGTCGAGCGGCTGCGTGAGGATCTGCAGTCGCTGCTGGCGGAGTTCGAGGTGGTGCCGGACGCCGAGCCGGATTTCACGCTGGGCGTGCACCGGGTCGTGGAGGGCGCGGTGTTGCAGTTGCACGCCAGCGGGAAGGGGCATGAGGTCGCGGATGGCGCGCGGGTCCTCGTGGAACTGCTGGAGGAACCAGACAGTCCGGCCCGTTCGGCGCTGGAGGCGCGGGGGGCGTCGCGGCTGGACGTGCTGAGTTTCGTGTCGCACGGCGCGGCGAAGGTGCCGGGCCGTGACCGCGAGCGGCGCGTGGCGGGCGTGGACGGCCCGGCCCCCGAGGCGCCGGAGGCGGAGGTGGACCCGCTGGAGGCCTACGCGTCGGACCTGACGGCGCAGGCACGCGCCGGGGCGTTCGATCCGGTGATCGGGCGGACGTCGGAGCTGGAGCGGGTGGTGCATGTGCTGGCGCGGCGCGGGAAGAACAACCCGGTGCTGGTCGGCGAACCGGGCGTGGGCAAGACGGCGCTGGCCGAGGGCCTCGCGCAGCGGATCGTGGACGGACAGGCGCCGGGCTTCCTGCGGGGCGCGTCGGTCTATGCGCTGGATCTGGGGGCGCTGCTGGCCGGGACGCGCTACCGGGGTGATTTCGAGGCGCGACTCAAGGGCGTGCTGGCGGCGCTGGACGGGCAGAACGCGGTGCTGTTCATCGACGAGCTGCACACCCTGGTGGGCGCTGGGGCGACCGAGGGCGGCAGCGTGGACGCCGCGAACCTCCTCAAGCCCGCGCTGGCGCGGGGCAAGCTGCGGGTGCTGGGGGCGACCACCCCGGCGGAACTGCGGCACCTGGAGAAGGACCGGGCGCTGTGGCGCCGCTTCCAGACGGTCGAGGTGCCTGAGCCGTCCGAGGAGGACGCCCTGAAGATCGTGCAGGGCCTCGCCCCCCGCTATGAGGCGCATCATGGGGTGACGTTCACGCCGGGCGCGCTGGACGCGGCGGTGCGGCTGTCGGTACGGCACCTGCGCGACCGCTTCCTGCCGGACAAGGCCATTGACGTGCTGGACGAGGCGGGCGCGGCGCGCAGCAGCGCCGGGAAGGGCGGCACCATCGACGTGCCGGACATCGAGGGCACGGTGGCCCGCATGGCGCGCGTCCCGCTGGGCGCCGTGAAGGCCGAGGAGGTCGCGTCCCTGGCGACCCTGGAGGCGGACCTGCGGGCGCGGGTGTTCGGGCAGGACGCGGCGGTGGGCGCCGTGGCGAGCGCCGTGAAACTGGCCCGCGCGGGGCTGCGCGACCCGCAGAAGCCGCAGGGGGCGTTCCTGTTCGCCGGGCCGACCGGGGTGGGCAAGACCGAACTGGCCCGCGCGCTGGCCGAGCGGCTGGGCATTCACCTGGCGCGCTTCGACATGAGCGAGTACCAGGAGGCGCACACGGTCGCGCGTCTGATCGGGGCGCCCCCCGGGTACGTGGGTTTCGACCAGGGGGGCCTGCTGACGGACGCCGTGGCGAAGCATCCGCACGCGGTGCTGCTGCTGGACGAGATCGAGAAGGCGCACCCGGACGTGTACAACGTGTTCCTGCAACTCATGGATCATGGGACGCTGACGGATCACACCGGGAAGAAGGTGGATGGGCGCGGCCTGATCTTGGTGTTCACGACGAACGCCGGGGCGGCCGACGCCTCACGGCCCGCGCTGGGCTTCGGGCGCTCGGGCCGCGCGGGCGAGGAGTCCGAGGCGGTGAAACGCACGTTCACGCCGGAGTTCCGCAACCGCCTGGACGGCGTGCTGCACTTCGCGCCGCTGTCCCCGGACGTGATGGGCGGCGTGGTGGACAAGTTCATCCGGGAGTTGCAGGTGCAGTTGCAGGAGCGGGAGGTGGCCCTGACGGTCACCCCGGCGGCGCGGGCGCGGCTGGCGACGCTGGGCTACGACCCGCTGATGGGCGCGCGGCCCCTGGCGCGCGTGATCGAGGCGCAACTGAAGCGCCCGCTGGCGGACCTGATGCTCTTCGGGCGCCTGAAGGGTGGGGGGCGCGTGAAAGTAGGCGTCAAGGACGGCAGCTTTACCTTCAGTTAA
- a CDS encoding MIP/aquaporin family protein produces MSPQKLTAELIGTFALVFTGLLAINNEATLLGVAFAHGLIIAVMAMALGTVSGGQFNPAVSVALSLSGHQDWRTTLSFIPAQLTGAALGALAALAVAGPARMQAIGYGTPALSGVTLGGGLLAEVIATAFLVLVIVKVAIHQRHVLGGLIVGLTIVADILATGPLTGAAMNPARAFGPALIGGNWTDQWVYWVGPLLGAAIGALLATFTEGLTPRRVPEQLN; encoded by the coding sequence ATGTCACCCCAGAAACTCACCGCCGAACTCATCGGCACCTTCGCGCTCGTCTTCACCGGCCTGCTCGCCATCAACAATGAAGCCACCCTGCTGGGCGTCGCCTTCGCGCACGGCCTGATCATCGCCGTGATGGCCATGGCGCTCGGCACCGTCAGCGGCGGGCAGTTCAACCCCGCCGTCAGCGTCGCCCTGAGCCTCAGCGGCCACCAGGACTGGCGCACCACCCTCAGCTTCATTCCCGCGCAACTGACCGGCGCGGCGCTGGGCGCCCTGGCCGCGCTTGCTGTTGCCGGACCCGCCCGCATGCAGGCCATCGGTTACGGCACGCCCGCCCTCAGCGGCGTCACGCTGGGCGGCGGCCTCCTGGCCGAGGTGATCGCCACCGCCTTCCTGGTCCTGGTGATCGTGAAGGTCGCCATCCACCAGCGGCACGTCCTGGGCGGCCTGATCGTCGGCCTGACCATCGTCGCGGACATCCTCGCCACCGGCCCCCTGACCGGCGCCGCCATGAACCCCGCCCGCGCCTTCGGCCCCGCCCTGATCGGCGGGAACTGGACCGACCAGTGGGTGTACTGGGTCGGCCCGCTGCTGGGCGCCGCCATCGGCGCGCTGCTCGCCACCTTCACCGAAGGGCTCACGCCCCGCCGCGTGCCCGAACAGCTGAACTGA
- a CDS encoding ABC-2 family transporter protein: MTTMPAPPTGGHVSRLSRLALPLAVARLGFQRQFAYPQAALWGLITNSFFGLLRVAVLLALFGTRPQVAGYTPQDAITYTGLTQAFIMAFSLFGWFDFMRVVHRGEVTADLLRPASLLGFWAAQDAGRALGQLVLRGLPMLLIFQMVWGLNWPPGPLAWAQVTLSVLLAWACGFLFRFLVNCAAFWSPDAVGFGRFAWAVLGLGCGFLMPLAFFPDGVRAVLAWTPFPAMLNTTVELWVGVTTGPAAWAALGTQLAWTVALLLACRVTLRAGLRRLEVAGG, encoded by the coding sequence ATGACCACCATGCCCGCCCCCCCCACGGGGGGCCACGTCTCACGCCTGTCCCGGCTGGCGCTGCCCCTGGCCGTCGCCCGGCTGGGTTTCCAGCGGCAGTTCGCGTACCCGCAGGCGGCCCTGTGGGGCCTGATCACCAACTCGTTCTTCGGCCTGCTGCGCGTCGCGGTGCTGCTGGCCCTGTTCGGCACCCGCCCGCAGGTCGCCGGGTACACCCCGCAGGACGCCATCACGTACACCGGGCTGACCCAGGCGTTCATCATGGCGTTCAGCCTGTTCGGCTGGTTCGACTTCATGCGCGTCGTCCACCGGGGCGAGGTGACAGCGGACCTGCTGCGCCCCGCCAGCCTGCTGGGCTTCTGGGCCGCGCAGGACGCCGGCCGGGCGCTGGGGCAGCTGGTGCTGCGCGGCCTGCCCATGCTGCTGATCTTCCAGATGGTCTGGGGCCTGAACTGGCCGCCCGGCCCGCTGGCGTGGGCGCAGGTCACCCTGAGCGTCCTGCTGGCCTGGGCGTGCGGGTTCCTGTTCCGCTTCCTCGTGAACTGCGCGGCGTTCTGGTCCCCGGACGCCGTGGGCTTCGGACGCTTCGCGTGGGCGGTGCTGGGCCTGGGCTGCGGCTTCCTGATGCCCCTGGCCTTCTTCCCCGACGGTGTTCGTGCCGTGCTGGCCTGGACGCCCTTTCCCGCCATGCTGAACACCACCGTGGAACTCTGGGTGGGCGTCACCACCGGCCCGGCCGCCTGGGCGGCCCTGGGCACGCAACTGGCCTGGACCGTGGCGCTGCTGCTCGCCTGCCGGGTCACGCTCCGCGCGGGCCTGCGGCGGCTGGAGGTCGCCGGTGGCTGA
- a CDS encoding enolase C-terminal domain-like protein — protein MSAPTVARLEGVPFRLPLTSALAWGAHSALSAAEHVLVRVTLSDGTVGMAEATPRPTIYGETTASVLGILAHLEAALVGLPITDEAALDRVRNSVVNNHTARGALDMALHDARARARGVTLFDTLLGPNTRVRPSFILGIAPPQEMLDEARRVVSAGVRCLKVKVGREHERDLRVIRELRAEFGGEVLLYADSNETLTPQSAPAALDAMREAGLMYVEEPLPARNLRARAELHAQGRLPVVADDSCFTPADLERELDFDTFDVLNVKTARNGFTDGLQMLRRAAAAGKRGMVGSQASTGLGTIHAALLSTQAEVTEPCELSFVLKLRDDLLNGPIEFRDGWLDVNSLRGLCVDDRQLSRYRL, from the coding sequence GTGAGCGCCCCGACGGTCGCGCGCCTGGAGGGCGTTCCCTTCCGCCTGCCGCTGACGTCGGCGCTGGCGTGGGGGGCGCACTCGGCCCTGAGTGCCGCCGAGCACGTGCTGGTGCGCGTGACCCTCTCGGACGGCACGGTGGGCATGGCGGAGGCCACACCGCGCCCGACGATCTACGGCGAGACGACCGCGAGCGTCCTGGGCATCCTCGCGCACCTGGAGGCGGCTCTGGTGGGCCTGCCGATCACGGACGAGGCGGCCCTGGACCGCGTGCGGAACAGTGTGGTGAACAACCACACGGCGCGCGGCGCGCTGGACATGGCGCTGCACGACGCCCGCGCCCGCGCGCGGGGAGTCACGCTGTTCGACACGCTGCTGGGGCCGAACACGCGGGTGCGGCCCAGTTTCATCCTGGGGATCGCCCCGCCGCAGGAGATGCTGGACGAGGCGCGGCGCGTGGTCTCGGCGGGCGTGCGCTGCCTGAAGGTGAAGGTGGGCCGCGAGCACGAGCGGGACCTGCGCGTGATCCGCGAGCTGCGCGCCGAGTTCGGCGGTGAGGTGCTGCTGTATGCGGACAGCAACGAGACCCTGACGCCGCAGTCGGCCCCGGCGGCGCTGGACGCGATGCGCGAGGCCGGGCTGATGTACGTGGAAGAACCCCTTCCAGCGCGGAATCTGCGTGCCCGCGCCGAATTGCATGCGCAGGGTCGCCTGCCGGTCGTGGCGGACGACTCGTGCTTCACGCCCGCCGATCTGGAGCGGGAACTGGACTTTGATACCTTCGACGTGCTGAACGTGAAGACGGCCCGCAACGGGTTCACGGACGGCCTGCAGATGCTGCGCCGCGCGGCGGCGGCCGGGAAGCGCGGCATGGTGGGGTCGCAGGCCAGCACGGGGCTGGGCACCATTCACGCGGCGCTGCTGTCCACGCAGGCGGAGGTGACCGAGCCGTGCGAACTGAGCTTCGTGCTGAAGTTGCGGGACGACCTGCTGAACGGCCCGATCGAGTTCCGGGACGGCTGGCTGGATGTGAATTCCCTGAGAGGCCTGTGTGTGGATGACAGGCAGCTGAGTCGATACCGCCTTTGA
- a CDS encoding LCP family protein, whose protein sequence is MRTPVVVGLVVLAGVVAVVSPAAPFLARYGTLPRKAEGPVNLVLAGVDVEYNESAPVWPYPAQPESYRGRTDTIMLAQAWPDGRVNLLSIPRDSWVNVPQSGWGKINGANRSGGPEGLMRAVQDLTGLPVDGYALLSLNAVPALTDAAGGVTVDVGQAMKYDDNAGNLHIDLKPGRQRLSGEQMVGFLRFRHDNLGDIGRIGRQQQFVGALGAQVRNPLNAWRLPLMVAAVDRNMKSNLTRAQVAALMGAGLSGVQIKTHQVPGDFGYRGAASIWEVDRAALGALIAREFRDPNDPRSLGVAVVNTDAPDGSARRLKERLEGLGYANVWIVNETRGPAKTTASGAAAARVLRDVGFGTVNDQPLASGADVTVRLGSDTPSP, encoded by the coding sequence GTGCGCACTCCGGTTGTGGTTGGTCTGGTCGTCCTGGCGGGCGTGGTGGCGGTCGTGTCACCCGCCGCGCCGTTTCTCGCGCGGTACGGCACGCTGCCGCGCAAGGCCGAAGGGCCGGTGAATCTGGTGCTGGCGGGCGTGGACGTGGAGTACAACGAGAGTGCCCCGGTGTGGCCTTACCCGGCCCAGCCGGAATCGTACCGGGGCCGGACGGACACGATCATGCTGGCGCAGGCGTGGCCGGACGGACGGGTGAACCTGCTGAGCATCCCGCGCGACTCGTGGGTGAACGTCCCGCAGTCCGGGTGGGGCAAGATCAACGGCGCGAACCGCAGCGGCGGCCCCGAGGGCCTGATGCGCGCCGTGCAGGACCTGACGGGCCTGCCGGTGGACGGGTACGCGCTGCTCAGCCTGAACGCCGTGCCCGCCCTGACGGACGCGGCGGGGGGCGTGACGGTGGACGTGGGGCAGGCCATGAAGTACGACGACAACGCCGGGAACCTGCACATCGACCTGAAGCCCGGGCGGCAGCGCCTGAGTGGCGAGCAGATGGTGGGTTTCCTGCGCTTCCGGCATGACAACCTGGGTGATATCGGGCGGATCGGGCGGCAGCAGCAGTTCGTTGGGGCGCTGGGCGCGCAGGTGCGCAATCCGCTGAACGCGTGGCGACTCCCGCTGATGGTCGCGGCGGTGGACCGGAACATGAAGTCGAACCTGACCCGCGCGCAGGTGGCGGCGCTGATGGGCGCGGGCCTGAGCGGCGTGCAGATCAAGACGCATCAGGTGCCCGGTGACTTCGGGTACCGGGGCGCGGCGAGCATCTGGGAGGTGGACCGCGCCGCGCTGGGGGCGCTGATCGCCAGGGAGTTCCGTGACCCGAACGATCCGCGGTCGCTGGGCGTGGCGGTCGTGAACACCGACGCCCCGGACGGCAGTGCGCGCCGCCTGAAGGAACGGCTGGAGGGCCTGGGCTACGCGAACGTCTGGATCGTGAACGAGACGCGCGGCCCCGCGAAGACCACCGCGTCGGGCGCGGCGGCGGCGCGGGTGCTGCGCGACGTGGGCTTCGGGACGGTCAACGATCAGCCCCTGGCCTCCGGCGCGGACGTGACGGTGCGCCTGGGCTCAGACACGCCCTCACCCTGA
- a CDS encoding DUF937 domain-containing protein, with protein MMDIFGMLGGMGQAQERIGQQAGTSPDQTQAALQAALPLLLGALTRNAAQPGGLDALSGALSRHDGSALDAFAQGQTPDTRDGQKILGHVFGGQQTQAAQAVSKRAGIDPQLAMQILSMLAPLVLAYLGRQRQGGAAANPTNSGGGGAGGSPDLGSILGGLVGGGGLGGLLGGLLGGGQSQAQVPQQSPRMDSGLGGGLGGGLGGSVLPGYPDAGRSAPPQPQMGQSQGGDLFGTLNRALDGDRDGSALDDLIGMFGGRR; from the coding sequence ATGATGGACATCTTCGGCATGCTGGGTGGGATGGGACAGGCGCAGGAACGCATCGGGCAGCAGGCGGGCACCAGCCCGGACCAGACGCAGGCGGCCCTGCAGGCGGCGCTGCCGCTGCTGCTGGGCGCCCTGACCCGCAACGCCGCGCAGCCCGGCGGTCTGGACGCCCTGAGCGGCGCCCTGAGTCGTCACGACGGCAGCGCGCTGGACGCCTTCGCGCAGGGGCAGACGCCAGACACGCGCGACGGGCAGAAGATCCTCGGGCACGTCTTCGGCGGGCAGCAGACGCAGGCGGCGCAGGCGGTCAGCAAACGCGCCGGGATCGACCCGCAGCTGGCCATGCAGATCCTGAGCATGCTGGCCCCGCTGGTGCTGGCGTACCTGGGCCGTCAGCGGCAGGGCGGCGCGGCCGCGAACCCCACGAACAGCGGCGGCGGCGGCGCGGGCGGCAGTCCGGACCTGGGCAGCATCCTGGGCGGACTGGTGGGCGGCGGCGGCCTGGGTGGCCTGCTCGGCGGGCTGCTGGGCGGCGGTCAATCGCAGGCGCAGGTGCCCCAGCAGTCGCCCCGGATGGACAGTGGGCTGGGTGGCGGCCTCGGCGGCGGCCTCGGTGGGAGTGTCCTGCCGGGTTACCCGGACGCGGGCCGCAGCGCCCCTCCTCAGCCGCAGATGGGGCAGTCGCAGGGCGGTGACCTGTTCGGCACGCTGAACCGCGCGCTGGACGGCGACCGCGACGGCAGCGCCCTGGACGACCTGATCGGCATGTTCGGCGGACGCCGCTGA
- the cysK gene encoding cysteine synthase A, with the protein MIESLIGHTPLLQLTRVVEPGMADVFVKLEGQNPGGSIKDRTALGLIEDAERRGLLQPGGTIVEPTSGNTGIGLAQVAAAKGYKLILCMPASMSEERKRTLAAYGAELILTDPARRMLAAIEEAEKLVQERGAVMMNQFGNPANPAVHERTTGPELWEQMDGRIDAFVYGSGTGGTISGVGRYLKRMNPAVQIIACEPARSNVLTGGEMGTHGFQGMGPGFIPDNLDRSVIDDVIDVWEEDAYPLARRLAQEEGVFVGMSSGAMAWAALAVARRLGPGKRVATIACDTGARYLTTSLFAGEGDTPPGYLPRSRQRTA; encoded by the coding sequence ATGATCGAGTCCCTCATCGGGCACACCCCCCTCCTGCAACTGACGCGCGTCGTCGAGCCCGGCATGGCCGACGTGTTCGTGAAACTCGAAGGACAGAACCCCGGCGGCAGCATCAAGGACCGCACCGCCCTCGGCCTGATCGAGGACGCCGAACGGCGCGGCCTCCTGCAACCCGGCGGGACCATCGTGGAACCCACCAGTGGCAACACCGGCATCGGCCTGGCGCAGGTCGCCGCCGCCAAGGGCTACAAGCTGATCCTGTGCATGCCCGCCAGCATGAGCGAGGAACGCAAACGCACCCTGGCCGCCTACGGCGCCGAACTGATCCTCACCGACCCTGCCCGCCGCATGCTCGCCGCCATCGAGGAAGCCGAGAAGCTCGTGCAGGAACGCGGCGCCGTCATGATGAACCAGTTCGGGAACCCCGCCAACCCCGCCGTTCACGAACGCACCACCGGCCCCGAACTGTGGGAGCAGATGGACGGCCGCATCGACGCCTTCGTGTACGGCAGCGGCACCGGCGGCACCATCAGCGGCGTCGGCCGGTACCTGAAACGCATGAACCCCGCCGTGCAGATCATCGCCTGTGAACCCGCCCGCAGCAACGTCCTCACCGGCGGCGAGATGGGCACCCACGGCTTCCAGGGCATGGGCCCCGGCTTCATCCCGGACAACCTCGACCGCAGCGTCATCGACGACGTCATCGACGTCTGGGAGGAAGACGCCTACCCCCTGGCCCGCCGCCTGGCGCAGGAGGAAGGCGTGTTCGTCGGCATGAGCAGCGGCGCCATGGCCTGGGCCGCGCTTGCGGTCGCCCGCCGCCTGGGCCCAGGCAAGCGTGTCGCCACCATCGCCTGCGACACCGGCGCCCGCTACCTGACCACCAGCCTCTTCGCGGGCGAGGGCGACACGCCCCCCGGCTACCTGCCCCGCTCGCGCCAGCGCACCGCCTGA